One genomic segment of Microcella indica includes these proteins:
- a CDS encoding helix-turn-helix transcriptional regulator: MAEWTFLTNHTHVLVCLSDDPDLRMRDIAERVGITERGTQRIVAELVKAGYLVKTREGRRNRYSVVDDEPLRHPLERTHTIGELLRAVGDRARQRGEAPSGSPGDQG; this comes from the coding sequence GTGGCCGAGTGGACGTTTCTGACGAATCACACGCACGTGCTCGTGTGCCTCTCCGACGACCCCGATCTGCGCATGCGCGACATTGCCGAGCGCGTCGGCATCACCGAGCGCGGCACGCAGCGCATCGTCGCCGAGCTCGTCAAGGCCGGCTACCTCGTCAAGACGCGCGAGGGCCGACGCAACCGCTACAGCGTCGTCGACGACGAGCCGCTGCGGCACCCCCTCGAGCGCACGCACACGATCGGCGAGCTCCTGCGCGCCGTCGGCGACCGCGCGCGGCAGCGTGGCGAAGCACCGTCAGGATCGCCGGGCGACCAGGGCTGA
- a CDS encoding aminotransferase class V-fold PLP-dependent enzyme, which produces MTALDAFIADFHEDPGYLDFARLAPVGDPVLAEERAHAELLARARFGSLQTLAEQDARARAALGEMLGFRPDQVVFQPSASQALMHVMFGLTGGVSASPGDFPAVGYALARAAEALGVLVPRDLVPQHERVTPGVVKEQVGANTVAVIVSLVDYRTGQVVDLEGVRQVIGDRLLIVDASQGAGVVDAPWQAVDVIAGGGRTWLRAGPGTGYLVLSDRARESLTPVWSGWLAQGSVEPVHEILPPQDDAGAFRVGAADPGAEARLAAAVEAVVRVGVEVIAPVVLDRTARILELVDEAGLAVVSPREDEERAGIVVVEPDADQFGVLAAALHNHGISATSREGRVRLSAHVSTSEDTLALLRTALLTFRAATRH; this is translated from the coding sequence ATGACAGCTCTCGATGCGTTTATCGCCGACTTCCACGAAGACCCCGGCTACCTCGACTTCGCCCGTCTCGCCCCCGTGGGAGACCCGGTCCTGGCCGAGGAGCGCGCGCACGCCGAACTTCTCGCGCGCGCGCGCTTCGGCTCGCTCCAGACACTCGCTGAGCAGGATGCCCGGGCACGGGCCGCGCTCGGCGAGATGCTCGGCTTCCGCCCCGATCAGGTGGTCTTCCAGCCGAGTGCCTCGCAGGCGCTCATGCACGTCATGTTCGGGTTGACGGGTGGCGTCTCCGCATCGCCGGGCGATTTCCCCGCCGTCGGCTACGCCCTCGCGCGGGCGGCGGAGGCCCTCGGCGTGCTGGTGCCGCGTGACCTCGTGCCGCAGCACGAGCGCGTGACGCCGGGAGTCGTGAAGGAGCAGGTGGGGGCGAACACGGTCGCGGTGATCGTGAGCCTCGTCGACTACCGCACCGGCCAGGTCGTCGACCTGGAGGGAGTGCGCCAGGTCATCGGCGACCGGCTGCTCATCGTCGACGCCTCGCAGGGCGCGGGGGTCGTGGACGCACCGTGGCAGGCGGTCGACGTGATCGCGGGCGGAGGCCGGACCTGGTTGCGCGCCGGCCCTGGCACCGGGTATCTGGTGCTCTCTGATCGAGCCCGCGAGAGCCTCACGCCGGTCTGGTCGGGGTGGCTCGCGCAGGGCTCGGTGGAGCCCGTTCACGAGATCCTGCCGCCGCAGGACGATGCGGGTGCCTTCAGAGTGGGCGCTGCAGACCCGGGTGCCGAGGCGAGACTCGCTGCGGCTGTCGAGGCAGTCGTCCGTGTCGGCGTCGAGGTCATCGCCCCTGTGGTGCTCGACCGCACCGCCCGCATTCTCGAACTCGTCGACGAGGCAGGCCTCGCGGTCGTCTCCCCGCGGGAGGACGAGGAGCGGGCAGGCATCGTGGTCGTCGAGCCCGATGCCGACCAGTTCGGCGTGCTCGCCGCCGCTCTCCACAACCACGGCATCTCAGCGACCAGTCGAGAGGGGCGCGTGCGGTTGAGCGCCCACGTGTCGACGAGCGAGGACACGCTCGCACTTCTGCGAACGGCCCTGCTCACCTTCCGAGCCGCCACGCGGCACTGA
- the trhA gene encoding PAQR family membrane homeostasis protein TrhA — MTPAAEEPVTTAADRVDDEPAADIPNVPLLEESIEYERIEQREEKPTWRGWIHAGTFPLAVVAGIVLLIVADGVAATWSSAVFMTSSLLLFGISATYHRFHWSTRTRILLKRFDHANIFLLIAGTYTPLAIMALPPDKGYLLLALVWAGALLGIGFRVFWITAPRWAYVPLYVLLGWAAVLYIVDLFAASPAMMTLVIVGGLAYTAGAVIYGLKRPNPVPGVFGFHEIFHTLTVVAFLCHWAGVLIVALDPPYGG; from the coding sequence ATGACGCCTGCCGCTGAGGAGCCCGTGACCACCGCCGCAGACCGCGTCGACGACGAGCCCGCGGCGGACATCCCGAATGTCCCTCTCCTCGAGGAGTCGATCGAGTACGAGCGGATCGAGCAACGAGAGGAGAAGCCGACCTGGCGCGGCTGGATTCACGCCGGCACGTTCCCGCTGGCCGTCGTCGCCGGCATCGTGCTGCTGATCGTCGCCGACGGTGTCGCCGCCACGTGGTCGAGCGCCGTCTTCATGACCTCGTCGCTCCTGCTTTTTGGCATCTCGGCGACGTACCACCGGTTCCACTGGAGCACGCGCACGCGCATACTGCTCAAGCGCTTCGACCACGCCAACATCTTCCTGCTCATCGCCGGCACCTACACGCCCCTGGCCATCATGGCGCTGCCCCCGGACAAGGGCTACCTGCTGCTCGCGCTCGTCTGGGCGGGTGCTCTGCTGGGCATCGGCTTCCGCGTCTTCTGGATCACCGCGCCTCGCTGGGCGTACGTGCCGCTCTACGTGCTGCTCGGGTGGGCGGCTGTGCTGTACATCGTCGACCTCTTCGCCGCGAGCCCGGCCATGATGACGCTCGTGATCGTCGGAGGGCTCGCCTACACGGCTGGGGCGGTCATCTACGGGCTCAAGCGCCCGAACCCGGTGCCGGGCGTGTTCGGCTTCCACGAGATCTTTCACACCCTGACGGTCGTGGCGTTCCTATGCCACTGGGCGGGGGTCCTCATCGTCGCCCTCGACCCGCCCTACGGCGGCTGA
- a CDS encoding proton-conducting transporter membrane subunit: MFSAGTPLDPRALLAVAPMPPIDGGLWRLDGVALVLLVLVVGIAAAVVPFAHRSLRGDRHGTALTMALGAMLATTALLAVAGPLWMLGLAWSASTVATLVALGLGGGVRALLPGAVWLVAADVALWAAIVLMSLGAEGDAAALLFVIAAVLRCALPPAQSWLVGSLYAPTPVSAALHGGIVNGGGILVITQLPLIGESALASLALSLLAAVGLLVGVTASLVRTDVKGRLVMSTVAQMGFMLLCAALGLAAAALVHLVAHGLYKSSLFLASSDGIDRRAYDRRAPAVLALSRPSAAARALAGIALPVMTLAAVAVAVYPGGRGVPELLLLVVVGAAFAAAGARAARLAPSTALAAASTTLLAGGAAAYALAASLLSAVITPESAPEAQPAIVVVAVLALLLVVALGVVRRWFPMSRTGLALQAFGLGFGDPRARRPAGRASTARAIPASDPLGSPLTTGASS, from the coding sequence ATGTTCTCAGCCGGTACCCCCCTCGACCCTCGCGCACTGCTCGCGGTGGCACCCATGCCCCCGATCGATGGTGGCCTGTGGCGACTCGACGGCGTCGCGCTGGTGCTGCTCGTCCTCGTCGTCGGCATCGCCGCAGCCGTCGTGCCCTTCGCCCACCGCTCACTCCGCGGCGACCGGCACGGCACTGCCCTCACGATGGCGTTGGGTGCGATGCTCGCGACGACGGCACTGCTCGCCGTCGCGGGCCCGCTCTGGATGCTCGGCCTCGCCTGGAGCGCCTCCACCGTCGCGACGCTTGTGGCCCTCGGTCTCGGCGGGGGAGTGCGCGCACTCCTTCCCGGTGCCGTATGGCTCGTCGCCGCCGACGTCGCGCTCTGGGCCGCGATCGTTCTGATGTCGCTCGGTGCCGAGGGGGATGCCGCAGCACTGCTCTTCGTGATCGCCGCCGTTCTGCGCTGTGCCCTGCCGCCCGCGCAGAGCTGGCTCGTCGGCTCTCTCTACGCTCCGACTCCCGTGAGTGCCGCTCTGCACGGCGGCATCGTGAACGGCGGGGGCATCCTCGTCATCACCCAGTTGCCCCTCATCGGCGAGAGCGCCCTGGCATCCCTCGCGCTCAGCCTCCTCGCGGCGGTCGGCCTCCTCGTCGGTGTGACGGCCTCGCTCGTGAGAACGGACGTCAAGGGCCGACTCGTCATGTCGACCGTCGCGCAGATGGGCTTCATGCTGCTGTGCGCCGCCCTCGGCCTCGCCGCCGCCGCGCTCGTGCACCTCGTCGCCCACGGCCTGTACAAGAGCTCGCTCTTCCTCGCCTCGAGCGACGGCATCGACCGTCGCGCCTACGACCGCCGCGCCCCGGCGGTCCTCGCGCTCTCCCGCCCCAGCGCCGCGGCCCGGGCCCTCGCGGGCATCGCGCTCCCCGTGATGACACTCGCGGCCGTGGCGGTCGCGGTGTACCCGGGCGGCCGGGGCGTGCCCGAACTCCTGCTCCTCGTCGTGGTGGGCGCGGCCTTCGCCGCCGCGGGCGCCCGCGCGGCACGACTCGCCCCGAGCACCGCGCTCGCCGCCGCGTCGACCACCCTGCTCGCGGGCGGTGCGGCGGCGTACGCACTCGCTGCATCGCTGCTCTCGGCGGTGATCACACCCGAGTCTGCGCCCGAGGCGCAGCCCGCCATCGTGGTCGTCGCGGTGCTCGCCCTCCTCCTCGTCGTCGCTCTCGGCGTCGTGCGTCGATGGTTCCCGATGAGCCGGACGGGTCTGGCCCTGCAAGCCTTCGGTCTCGGCTTCGGCGACCCTCGCGCTCGGCGTCCCGCGGGCAGAGCATCCACGGCGCGCGCGATCCCCGCATCCGACCCCCTCGGCAGCCCGCTCACGACAGGAGCCTCGTCATGA
- a CDS encoding DUF4307 domain-containing protein: MTTTQQLLDERYGRSAGSERRTRRILIAGAITLAVVLTAWVVWGGLSGTSATLETRELGYTDVTDTSITVQWEVTAPPETTVHCALQALNSSFGIVGWTIVEIPASPERTRSLAQTVRTSEPAVTGLPYRCWLP, encoded by the coding sequence ATGACGACGACCCAGCAGCTCCTCGATGAGCGCTACGGGCGCAGCGCCGGGAGCGAGCGCCGTACTCGCCGCATCCTCATCGCAGGAGCCATCACTCTCGCCGTGGTCCTGACCGCGTGGGTCGTGTGGGGAGGACTATCGGGCACGAGCGCGACGCTCGAGACGCGTGAACTGGGCTATACCGACGTCACCGACACGTCGATCACCGTGCAGTGGGAGGTGACGGCACCACCGGAGACCACTGTGCACTGCGCACTGCAGGCGCTCAACAGCAGCTTCGGCATCGTGGGGTGGACGATCGTCGAGATCCCCGCCTCTCCTGAGCGCACCCGGTCCCTCGCGCAGACCGTGCGAACTTCAGAACCAGCCGTGACGGGTTTGCCGTACCGCTGCTGGCTCCCGTAA
- the greA gene encoding transcription elongation factor GreA, translated as MSDTTDTKWLTQEAYDRLNAELEQLSTEGRAEIARRIEAARDEGDLKENGGYHAAKDEQGKIEARIRTLSALLKSATVSEAPQSSGVVEPGTVIVATIMGDEEKFLLGSREIVGDGGELAVYSEQSPLGSAILGLKVGDSTSYEAPSGAQVSVTIVNVETYTP; from the coding sequence ATGAGCGACACCACCGACACGAAGTGGCTGACCCAGGAGGCCTACGATCGCCTCAACGCCGAGCTCGAGCAGCTCAGCACCGAGGGTCGCGCCGAGATCGCGCGGCGAATCGAGGCTGCCCGAGACGAGGGCGACCTCAAGGAGAACGGCGGCTACCACGCCGCGAAGGACGAGCAGGGCAAGATCGAGGCGAGAATCAGGACGCTCTCGGCCCTGCTGAAGAGCGCGACCGTCAGCGAGGCGCCCCAGTCGAGCGGCGTCGTCGAGCCGGGCACCGTCATCGTGGCGACGATCATGGGCGATGAGGAGAAGTTCTTGCTCGGCAGCCGTGAGATCGTCGGCGACGGCGGAGAGCTCGCCGTCTACAGCGAGCAGAGCCCCCTCGGCTCGGCGATCCTCGGGCTCAAGGTCGGCGACTCGACGAGCTATGAGGCGCCGAGCGGCGCGCAGGTCTCCGTCACGATCGTGAACGTCGAGACCTACACGCCCTAG
- the ilvA gene encoding threonine ammonia-lyase yields MTTPVTLAGPTLDDVEAARLLVRRVAETTPIETSRYLSDILGATVLLKCENLQRTGSYKIRGAYTRMARLTEEERSRGVVAASAGNHAQGVAFAARELGIHATIFMPIGVALPKLQATRDYGAEVVLRGHSVSEPLQAAAEYAERTGAVYIPPFDHPDVVAGQGTLGLELLEQVPDLETVVIPIGGGGLASGVASVLKRRAAEEGRTIRIIGVQAANAAAYPISLAAGEPTDITIGSTIADGIAVARPGALNFAIIRDAVDEVVTVEEDDIAQAMLVLLERAKLVVEPAGAVGVAAVMQGKVSAQGTTVVILSGGNIDPLIMERVISHGLAAGERYLKLRIPLPDRPGQLARTSEIVASQNANVVEVLHTRHGTGLQISQVELELHIETRGPEHADQVLGALRDAGYEPRVDF; encoded by the coding sequence ATGACGACCCCCGTGACGCTGGCCGGCCCCACGCTCGACGACGTCGAGGCCGCGCGCCTCCTCGTGCGCCGAGTCGCGGAGACGACGCCCATCGAGACCTCCCGGTACCTGAGCGACATCCTCGGCGCGACCGTGCTGCTCAAGTGCGAGAACCTGCAGCGCACCGGCTCGTACAAGATTCGCGGCGCATACACGCGCATGGCGCGGCTGACCGAGGAGGAGCGCTCGCGCGGAGTGGTCGCCGCGAGTGCCGGCAATCATGCGCAGGGCGTGGCCTTCGCCGCGCGCGAGCTGGGCATCCACGCCACGATCTTCATGCCGATCGGGGTGGCCCTGCCCAAGCTCCAGGCGACCCGCGACTACGGAGCCGAGGTCGTGCTGCGCGGGCACTCCGTGTCGGAGCCGCTTCAGGCCGCCGCCGAGTACGCCGAGCGCACGGGCGCCGTCTACATCCCGCCCTTCGACCACCCCGACGTCGTCGCCGGTCAGGGCACGCTCGGGCTCGAGCTGCTCGAGCAGGTTCCCGACCTCGAGACCGTCGTCATCCCGATCGGCGGAGGCGGGCTCGCGAGCGGCGTCGCGAGCGTGCTCAAGCGACGGGCGGCCGAGGAGGGGCGCACGATCCGCATCATCGGGGTGCAGGCCGCCAACGCGGCCGCCTACCCCATCTCGCTCGCCGCGGGCGAGCCGACCGACATCACGATCGGCTCGACCATCGCCGACGGCATCGCCGTCGCACGGCCGGGCGCTCTCAACTTCGCGATCATCCGGGACGCCGTCGACGAGGTCGTCACCGTCGAGGAGGACGACATCGCCCAGGCCATGCTCGTGCTGCTCGAGCGCGCCAAGCTCGTCGTCGAGCCGGCGGGCGCCGTCGGAGTCGCCGCGGTCATGCAGGGCAAGGTGAGTGCTCAGGGCACGACCGTCGTCATCCTGTCGGGCGGCAACATCGACCCGCTCATCATGGAGCGCGTCATCAGTCACGGTCTCGCGGCGGGGGAGCGCTATCTCAAGCTGCGCATCCCCCTGCCCGACCGGCCCGGCCAGCTCGCTCGCACGAGCGAGATCGTGGCTTCGCAGAACGCGAACGTCGTCGAAGTGCTGCACACTCGCCACGGCACGGGGCTGCAGATCAGCCAGGTCGAGCTCGAGCTGCACATCGAGACCCGCGGCCCCGAGCACGCCGACCAGGTGCTGGGCGCGCTGCGGGACGCAGGGTATGAGCCGCGTGTCGACTTTTAG
- a CDS encoding P-II family nitrogen regulator — protein MSREALTRMTKIEIVARTVDADAVRRQIVAAGATGYTSLPAVAGLGHHFAHEGRQLFNDRDALTLIITVVPDDRADDLIEGLRSLLDLTAGVMFVSDTYVSRPHYFR, from the coding sequence ATGAGCCGCGAAGCACTGACGAGGATGACCAAGATCGAGATCGTGGCGCGCACGGTCGATGCCGACGCGGTGCGCCGCCAGATCGTCGCGGCGGGAGCGACGGGCTACACGAGCCTGCCTGCGGTGGCCGGTCTCGGGCACCACTTCGCTCACGAGGGCCGGCAACTGTTCAACGACCGGGACGCGCTCACGCTCATCATCACGGTCGTGCCCGATGACCGGGCGGACGATCTCATCGAGGGTCTGCGCTCACTGCTCGACCTCACAGCGGGCGTCATGTTCGTCTCCGACACCTACGTGAGCAGACCGCACTACTTCCGTTAG
- a CDS encoding isoprenyl transferase yields the protein MAVQSRRSLRGRGVLYQLYMRRLRHQLSDATHPRHVAMILDGNRRWARLRAGGTSAHGHRAGAEKIREFLTWCDDAGIGVVTLYLLSTDNLTGRESEELRELIPIIGELASALSQFRDWRVQHVGSRDGLPDPLLAQLDAAVASTRDHKGLHINLAVGYGGRREIADAVRSLVHEHASAGGTLDALGELLTPENIADHLYTGGQPDPDLVIRTSGEQRLSDFMLWQSAHSEFYFVEALGPDLREVDFLRALRDFSRRQRRFGQ from the coding sequence ATGGCTGTGCAATCGAGGAGAAGTCTCCGCGGGCGCGGCGTGCTCTACCAGCTCTACATGCGCCGGCTGCGGCATCAGTTGTCCGATGCCACGCACCCTCGTCATGTCGCGATGATCCTCGACGGCAACCGGCGCTGGGCGCGACTGCGCGCCGGCGGCACGAGCGCGCACGGGCACCGCGCCGGAGCGGAGAAGATTCGCGAGTTCCTGACGTGGTGCGACGACGCGGGCATCGGAGTCGTCACGCTCTACCTGCTCTCGACCGACAATCTGACGGGGCGGGAGTCGGAGGAGCTGCGGGAGCTCATCCCCATCATCGGCGAGCTCGCGAGCGCCCTGTCGCAGTTCCGCGACTGGCGCGTGCAGCACGTGGGCAGCCGCGACGGCCTCCCGGACCCGCTCCTGGCTCAGCTGGACGCCGCCGTGGCGAGCACGCGAGACCACAAGGGCCTGCACATCAATCTCGCCGTCGGCTACGGCGGCAGGCGCGAGATCGCCGACGCCGTGCGCTCGCTCGTGCACGAGCACGCCTCGGCGGGCGGCACTCTGGACGCGCTCGGCGAGCTGCTCACACCGGAGAACATCGCCGACCACCTCTACACGGGAGGCCAGCCCGACCCCGACCTCGTGATCCGCACGTCGGGCGAGCAGCGCTTGAGCGATTTCATGCTGTGGCAGAGCGCTCACAGCGAGTTCTACTTCGTGGAGGCCCTCGGGCCCGACCTGCGCGAGGTGGACTTCCTGCGTGCTCTGCGCGACTTCTCCCGCCGCCAGCGCCGTTTCGGCCAGTAG
- a CDS encoding PhoH family protein, with the protein MQRTYVLDTSVLLSDPRAMFRFAEHAVVLPVVVITELEAKRHDPEIGYFARQALRHLDELRVQHERLDFPIAVGEEGGSLRVELNHSNQSVLPSGLQLGDNDSRILAVALNLAQEGLAVTVVSKDLPLRVKASSVGLAAEEYRAELAVDSGWTGTAEITLSAEQMADLYDRETVSSAAVRELPVNTTLVIHSDRGSALGRVLGEDVVGLVRGDRDIFGLHGRSAEQRLAIDLLMDPQIGIVSLGGRAGTGKSALALCAGLEAVLERQQQRKIMVFRPLYAVGGQELGYLPGDAGEKMNPWAQATFDTLSSVVSQNVLDEVIERGLLEVLPLTHIRGRSLHDAFVIVDEAQSLERNVLLTVLSRIGQNSKVVLTHDVAQRDNLRVGRHDGVASVIETLKGHALFGHITLTRSERSAIAALVTELLEGNELA; encoded by the coding sequence ATGCAGCGCACCTACGTCTTGGACACCTCGGTCCTCCTCAGCGATCCGAGAGCCATGTTCCGGTTCGCGGAGCATGCCGTCGTCCTCCCTGTCGTCGTCATCACCGAGCTGGAGGCGAAACGCCACGACCCGGAGATCGGGTACTTCGCGCGTCAGGCGCTACGCCACCTCGACGAGTTGCGGGTGCAGCATGAGCGCCTGGACTTCCCGATCGCGGTGGGGGAGGAGGGCGGTTCGCTGCGGGTCGAGCTCAACCACTCGAACCAGTCGGTGCTGCCGAGCGGGCTGCAGCTCGGCGACAACGACTCGCGCATTCTCGCGGTCGCTCTGAACCTCGCGCAGGAGGGCCTGGCCGTCACGGTCGTCTCGAAAGATCTCCCCCTGCGCGTCAAGGCCTCGTCGGTCGGTCTCGCGGCCGAGGAGTACCGGGCCGAGCTCGCCGTCGACAGCGGGTGGACCGGCACGGCCGAGATCACGCTGTCGGCCGAGCAGATGGCCGATCTCTACGACCGGGAGACGGTGTCGAGCGCGGCGGTGCGCGAGCTTCCCGTCAACACGACGCTCGTCATCCATTCCGACCGAGGGTCGGCCCTCGGGCGCGTCCTCGGCGAGGACGTCGTGGGCCTCGTGCGCGGGGATCGCGACATCTTCGGTCTGCACGGCCGCTCTGCCGAGCAGCGCCTCGCGATCGACCTGCTCATGGACCCCCAGATCGGCATCGTCTCCCTCGGCGGTCGCGCGGGCACGGGCAAGTCAGCGCTCGCGCTCTGCGCGGGTCTCGAGGCGGTGCTCGAGCGTCAGCAGCAGCGCAAGATCATGGTGTTCCGTCCCCTGTACGCGGTCGGGGGGCAGGAGCTCGGCTACCTGCCGGGCGATGCGGGCGAGAAGATGAACCCCTGGGCGCAGGCGACGTTCGACACGCTCAGCTCGGTCGTCTCGCAGAACGTGCTCGACGAGGTCATCGAGCGCGGGCTGCTCGAAGTGCTGCCGCTCACGCACATTCGCGGTCGGTCGCTCCACGACGCGTTCGTGATCGTCGATGAGGCGCAGTCGCTCGAGCGCAACGTACTGCTGACGGTGCTCAGCCGCATCGGGCAGAACTCGAAGGTGGTGCTCACGCACGACGTCGCCCAGCGGGACAATCTGAGGGTCGGGCGGCACGACGGCGTCGCGAGCGTCATCGAGACGCTCAAGGGCCACGCGCTCTTCGGCCACATCACCCTCACGCGCAGCGAGCGCAGCGCCATCGCGGCGCTCGTCACCGAGCTCCTGGAGGGCAACGAGCTCGCCTGA
- a CDS encoding putative inorganic carbon transporter subunit DabA has protein sequence MTDIVAPMRAALRARARAEIAASVIAPYYGLDAAIAVNPLLPSLSEGFAGAVTRAAPALGARGALSEGQYRDLLDSGRIAEADLAQAIRRRDAESPRGATDAQLVTRFLTRAAPPPPLERQPISAVDERLAQWCRAALAPDAAAWPVPVAELGYFGAWRALALHDATLPREARRRIAELPDVADRALATVLEITDVSEDEQLAHFRAGLARLPGWAAYVRWRAETAGDVDIVDLLAVRAALEWALDEPRPMPAAGHGDEAGAVRTLVWQEAFESAPHRRVLEQITACSGRHRDASAPRAHLVFCIDPRSEGLRRHLERRGPYATSGFAGFFGIAALVEPLAATEPAAACPVLVTPRYRVAERPAPGAWRDAARFVRSLALRRALRSSVKAPDALPGAPLGWAEVTGWLLGPRSIARSLLAGRAVRAGRPDDPAMSVPTLLDLDSALTPEAQLDTAEVILRTMGMVESFAPLVVFVGHGTSTTNNAYRTALDCGACGGHRGAPNARAAAALLNTPAVRVGLSERGISIPEATVFLAGEHDTATDVVTLADLHRLEPVRRDAAAEVERDARAAGHDLAAERMLDLPGASARTPASIAAARRSRDWAQVYPEWGLARNAAIVIGPRSLTAGADLERRVFLHSYAPEHDAEGTALETILTAPLVVAHWINAQYYYSAVDPEVFGAGSKTVHNLVAGAGVLSGPSGDLRLGLPWQSVGTRDGLHHEPVRLLVVVDAPRERIERIVERADVVHDLVHGEWVTLVRPGDTVGEWERYTRAGWQSWQLPGAEWTAGEEAA, from the coding sequence ATGACCGATATCGTCGCACCCATGCGCGCGGCCCTCCGCGCCCGGGCACGCGCCGAGATCGCCGCCTCGGTGATCGCCCCGTACTACGGCCTCGACGCGGCGATCGCAGTGAACCCGCTCCTGCCCTCGCTCTCCGAGGGGTTCGCCGGTGCGGTGACGCGGGCCGCACCCGCGCTCGGAGCCCGCGGGGCGCTCTCCGAGGGGCAGTACCGCGACCTGCTCGACTCCGGTCGCATCGCGGAGGCCGACCTCGCCCAGGCGATCCGTCGCCGCGACGCCGAGTCCCCGCGGGGGGCGACCGACGCGCAGCTCGTCACGCGGTTCCTCACCCGTGCTGCCCCGCCTCCACCGCTCGAGCGGCAGCCGATCAGCGCCGTCGACGAGCGACTCGCCCAATGGTGCCGCGCAGCGCTCGCCCCCGATGCCGCGGCGTGGCCCGTGCCCGTCGCCGAGCTCGGATACTTCGGCGCGTGGCGCGCCCTCGCGCTCCACGACGCGACCCTCCCGCGAGAGGCGAGGCGTCGCATCGCCGAACTCCCCGACGTCGCCGATCGTGCCCTCGCCACCGTTCTCGAGATCACCGACGTGAGCGAGGACGAGCAGCTCGCGCACTTTCGCGCCGGGCTCGCCCGGCTGCCCGGTTGGGCCGCCTACGTGCGATGGCGCGCCGAGACCGCGGGCGATGTGGACATCGTCGACCTCCTCGCCGTGCGCGCAGCACTCGAATGGGCACTCGACGAGCCTCGACCCATGCCCGCTGCGGGGCACGGCGACGAGGCGGGCGCCGTGCGCACGCTCGTCTGGCAGGAGGCTTTCGAGTCGGCCCCCCATCGTCGGGTGCTCGAGCAGATCACCGCATGCTCGGGTCGTCACCGTGACGCCTCGGCACCCCGCGCTCACCTCGTCTTCTGCATCGACCCCCGCAGTGAAGGACTGCGACGGCACCTCGAGCGTCGCGGCCCCTACGCCACCTCCGGCTTCGCCGGCTTCTTCGGAATCGCCGCGCTCGTGGAGCCCCTCGCCGCGACCGAGCCCGCGGCAGCATGCCCCGTGCTGGTGACTCCCCGCTACCGCGTGGCCGAGCGACCGGCACCCGGGGCGTGGCGCGACGCCGCTCGGTTCGTGCGCTCTCTCGCCCTCCGCCGCGCCCTGCGCTCGAGCGTCAAGGCGCCCGACGCCCTTCCCGGCGCCCCGCTCGGCTGGGCCGAGGTCACCGGGTGGCTCTTGGGCCCGCGCTCGATCGCGCGCAGCCTGCTGGCCGGGCGAGCAGTGCGCGCGGGGCGCCCCGACGATCCGGCCATGAGCGTGCCCACGCTCCTCGACCTCGATAGCGCGCTCACCCCTGAGGCGCAGCTCGACACGGCCGAGGTGATTCTGCGCACCATGGGCATGGTGGAGTCGTTCGCGCCTCTCGTCGTCTTCGTCGGCCACGGCACGTCGACGACCAACAACGCCTACCGAACGGCGCTCGACTGCGGAGCGTGCGGGGGCCACCGGGGCGCTCCCAATGCGCGGGCTGCCGCCGCGCTGCTGAACACGCCGGCGGTGCGGGTGGGACTGAGCGAGCGGGGGATCAGCATCCCTGAGGCCACCGTCTTCCTCGCCGGGGAGCACGACACGGCTACTGACGTGGTCACGCTCGCCGACCTGCACCGGCTCGAACCGGTGCGGCGCGACGCCGCCGCCGAGGTCGAGCGAGACGCTCGGGCAGCGGGGCACGACCTCGCCGCCGAACGGATGCTGGATCTGCCGGGCGCGTCTGCGCGCACGCCGGCGAGCATCGCCGCCGCTCGTCGGTCGCGGGACTGGGCTCAGGTGTACCCGGAGTGGGGTCTCGCGCGGAACGCCGCGATCGTCATCGGGCCGCGGTCGCTCACCGCGGGCGCCGACCTCGAGCGCCGCGTCTTCCTGCACTCGTACGCGCCCGAGCACGACGCCGAGGGCACGGCGCTCGAGACGATCCTCACGGCACCGCTCGTCGTTGCGCACTGGATCAACGCGCAGTACTACTACTCCGCCGTCGATCCCGAGGTGTTCGGCGCCGGGTCGAAGACGGTGCACAATCTCGTCGCGGGCGCTGGAGTGCTCAGCGGGCCGTCGGGAGACCTGCGACTCGGCCTGCCGTGGCAATCGGTCGGCACCCGCGACGGTCTCCACCACGAGCCCGTGCGGCTGCTCGTGGTCGTCGACGCGCCGCGCGAGCGCATCGAGCGCATCGTCGAGCGCGCCGACGTCGTGCACGATCTCGTGCACGGCGAATGGGTGACCCTCGTGCGACCGGGCGACACGGTCGGCGAGTGGGAGCGGTACACCCGAGCAGGGTGGCAGTCGTGGCAGCTGCCCGGCGCCGAGTGGACTGCAGGAGAGGAGGCGGCATGA